AGGCTTAAAGCTTGGTTGGACATCGCAACTTCGCGCAGCATAGTCTCGACTTTGGCATCCCGCTCACATGCGAGAATCAACGGCCAAGTAAGCTTACCCTCTTGAACGTCTGTCAAAACGGCTTTGCCCGTCACCAGCGGATCGCCTGCAAGGTCGAGAATGTCATCGACGATTTGGAAAGCCAGACCTATCATCACACCGTATCGACCAAACGCATCCACTGCCGTCTGAGTTAAGCCGCCCGCTGTGGCTCCTGCTCGTAAACCCCAGCGAAAAATCGCCGCAGTTTTTCCATAGATGATTCGATGGTACGCATCTCGGTCTGGAACGAATTGATTTCGCCTTTCAAGCTGCAGCGCTTCAGCCTTCACCATCAGGTCAATCACAGTCATCAAGCTCGAGAGAAGGTCCATGTGGCCCGTACGCTGAACACGGCGCAATGAGTCGATCAGCAGATAATCGCCTCCCAAAACACTTGCCGAATTACCGTATACAACCCGGGCGGTCTCAGCACCTCGGCGATAATCACCCTCGTCCAAGACATCGTCATGTAAGAGTGTAGCCGTATGAACCAGCTCGCTGGCGACAGCGAAGTCACGAACCTTTTGATTCATTCCCAAACCACCTGCTCGAGCAGCCAAAACCACGCAAAGCGGTCTGACACGCTTCCCAGGCTGGCAACGCAGGTGCGCGGCGGCAAGATCGGCTAAATCCGCACCATCAGGAGCCTTTTGAGCAATATCTTGCTCGAGACTCAAGAGGTCATCGGCCAACCAGGCTTTGATTTCCATAAGCTTTGCAGTCAAATCTTCCATGCCGGCGGTCGCGCTTGCACGCACCATCGGTTCCATCACCGCGGAAGGTGATTCATAGTAACTACTTGCAGAGGGGACGCTAAAGTGATTCATCACAACTACCTTCTGACTGATTGCCGGAGCAACCATGGCTTTTCAACATATCGTCACTGTTCGTTTCAACGAGGTCGACCGCGCTGGGATCGCCTTTTTCGGCAGGGTCTACGAGTACTGCCATACGGTCTTCGAGGAGCTCTTGGTGGCTATGGGTAACAGCATCACCAACGTTTTTGATAACGGGAAATGGGGCATGCCTCTCGTGCATTCCCACGCCGACTACAAGCGGCCCATGCGGCTCGGTGAGCGCCTGACCATCGAAGTCACGGTGCCCAAGGTCGGTGGAACCTCCATCACCTTCGATTACAGAGTCCTGGGCCCCGAGGGTGATTTGCGATGTACCGCTCAGCTCGTTCATGTCATCGTCGACCTTGCCACCTTCAAGCCTCGCGAGGTTCCCGAAGATTTGCTTGAGGCCGTTCGTCACTTCAAGCTCACGCCCGAGCCCGAGACTGCCAGCGACGCTTCTTAGTGTCTTTCGATCCACCTTACCGATGCCCGCTTGAGGTAAACATTCGCCCAGGTAAAACACATCCGGGATCTCAAACCCACTGAGGTGCTCTTTAAGCCCCTCACGCAAGGCGCCATCACTGATGAGCGCTGCATCATGCTCATGGGTCGTAATAAATGCCACGGGACGGCTTCCCCAACGACTGTGAGGCACGTCAACCACGGCGGCGCTCTCGACCAGACCAAGCTTCAGCAAAGCTTCTTCGATTCTGCGTGGCGCTATATTCTCACCGCCTGAAATCATGATGTCATCGGCGCGGCCAAGCACATGGACGCAACCTCGCTCATCAATGAATCCTCGATCGGTTGTGGCAAGCTTACTTCCGGCCACCACGGGGCCTTCAATCACGAGCTCGCCGTTGTCCTCTTTGACCCGTGCGAAAGTAAGCGACGGACCACTGCCCGTGTGCTCACTGAAGTCTCCAGGAAACCGTGTGGCTACTTGAGAAGCTGATTCAGTCATTCCCCAAGTAAGTGAGACGGGGTAATCAGCAGCCTTGGCTTCTTCCAAAATATTTGACGGGCATGCATCACCACCAATTAAAATCGCACGCAAATTCTTCGGAGGCTGCGCCCCACCTGAGACCTTCAACACCCGCCGCAACATTTCAGGAACCAAAGAGCAAAGACTCACTTCATTGGAGTGAATGCGCTCGGAAAATTGCTTGGGATCAAATGGCAACGCGAATTCAAGGCTGACAGCCGCCCAAAGCGCTCGCATCACCATGGAAAGGCCACCCACATGATTCAGTGGCAATGCGCAAAGCCACCGGTCACTTAATTCATGGCCTAGGCGAATCATTGAACCCATCGCACTGAAAAGTAACTGCGAGGTGGTCATCGAAACAATACGGGGTTGCCCAGTCGAGCCCGATGTTGCGAGCATCAAGCGAACATCTTCCAGTCCCCAATACGTTTCTTCAAGTATCGGCTCGGCTCGCTCGCTTAGGCGAATCGTATCCTCGTGAACACTCTTTAAATCTCCGCAAAGCCAAAACTTAACCCCACAGGCTTTAGCCAGGTCGAGGCTTTGGTCCTGCGGCAAATCTACCGCCAGTGGAACCGCAATCGCCCCCAACCAGCCGATGGCGTGTAATCCAACAACCCATCTCACATCGTAATCGCCAACCAAAGCTACTGCGTCGCCCGCGGTAACACCCTGCGCACGAAGACTTGAAGCCAATGACTGCACTTCGTGCAAGAGTTGGCTGTAGCTTAAGCTCAGGTCCTGATCAGCTAAGGCTAGATGCTGGGGCCTTGAAAGAGCCGCACTTTGAAGTGGGTGAGGAATCATGCTCATAAACATACCCTCATATCGTAAACGCCAAGACCGGCAGCCTCGGACAAATGCATGAAACCTTCCAATGGTTCCGGCAAATTCCCCGAATCTTCTGCCAACCAATGACCGGTATCGAGCCCGGCCGGAATACTCAATGGACCCGACAAAGCTGCGGCCACATGCAGCGCACTGGCCCGGCCAATGGCCGAATCAAGAGCCGTGGTAATCATGACCTTAACGCCTCGCTCTTGAGCCAACCGGCCTAGGGCATAGGTCAAAATAGGACCACCACAAAACATCGGTTTGAGCACCACAATCTTCGCGGCACGTTTTTCGAGAACGTTGATTACTTGAGCGGCCGTTCTCACAGACTCATCGGCTGCTACCGGGATAGGTGACGCTTCACATACCCATGCCAAGCCGTCGATATCCTCAGCGGTAACCGGCTGTTCGATACACTCGATTTCACATGGCGCCATGCGCTTCAAAACATCGATTGCCCAGCCCGGAGTCCAGGCACCGTTGGCGTCTAGGCGAATGTTTATGCCCTCGCCCACAGCCTTACGAACAGCAATTACCCGCCGTAAATCTTCCGCTGCTTCTTGATAACCAACTTTGAGCTTGATCGTTCGAAAGCCCTTTTTAACGGCCTCTAAGGCGCTTGCAGCATCAGCGGCTAAATGCGCTGTCTCAACCTGAGTAACCGCCGCAGGATTGAGGCACTGAGCAACACTCATTGCTTTGTCCTGGCTCAAGCCATCTAAGAAAAGCTGCTCTACGCCGTGACGTACTGAAGGCAAAAGTCTCAAAGCATCGCAATACTCTGTGATGGCACTTAAGTCGTTGCCCAATTCTTTTCTTAAGGCTCCCGATGAATCGAGACTGGTCAGCATCGCCCCGGCTTGGTCGTAGGTTTCTTCACTGAAGTCAGGAAGAGGCGCGACCTCGCCATAACAAATATGACCTAAACTCGTTCGAGCTTTGAGAATAAAACCGTAGCGATGGCGCATTTCTCCGTGAGCGCTGCGAAGCTTTCGAGCCAATGCATAGGCATAAGGCTCAATCTGGATACTTTCCAACTTCACAGATTAACTCCCACCGCGAAGAGTGCGGAATAAATCAATCCAAGCTGAGCAGTGGCTCCCAAAAGCGGGTTCAATGCTGCTCCGTCGGTTCTAAAAACTTGGCCAATTCTTCGGCTCGCAAGCGGCGCACTCAGCAGAGGTAGTAACCAGCCCATGGGCGCTTTATTCAGAGCCACCATAACCAGCGGTAGCACGTAGGCTAATCCCACCAAGAACAAATATTCTCCACGCGTAAATCGCTCGCCGAATCGGACCGCCCAAGTTTTCTTTCCGGCAACCGCGTCCGTCTTTCGGTCTCTTAGATTATTGACGACCAAAATTGCCGTTGTCAGAAGACCAATGGGTAAAGAAATCCAAAATGAATTCCAAGACAACGTTTGGCATTGGACATAATAAGTTCCGCAGACTGCAACGGGGCCAAAGAATACCAAAACAAATATATCGCCGAGGCCAACATACGCCAAGGGAGCCGGCCCACCGGTGTAAAGCACCCCGCAAAGGATACTCACGATACCCAGCGCCAAGATTGGCAACCCACCATGCACCATCAAATAGACGCCCATGGCCAGTGCGAGTAAAAATGTAACGATGGTCGCCCGTGCAACATCCTTCGGCGCAATCCAGCCTCGTTGAGTCACCCGAATAGGGCCCAAGCGCTCCGCGGTATCTGCGCCCTTTTTAAAGTCGAAATAATCATTGGCAAGGTTCGTTCCAATTTGAATCAGCAAGGCGCCAACCAATGCCGCTACCACCGGCACCCAGGAAAAAACTCCATCTGCCTGCGCCGCTGCAGCTCCCAAAACCACCGGCGCCACAGCAGCCGGAAGCGTAGCTGGACGAATCGCCTGGATCCAAATAGCCAGACCGCTGGGTTTGTTGGCCGCAGCCGGAAGTGTTGCACTGCTCATCGTTTTTCCATTTCTAAACTTGCTTGAACCTGGCTCCACAGCT
The window above is part of the Deltaproteobacteria bacterium genome. Proteins encoded here:
- the menC gene encoding o-succinylbenzoate synthase; the protein is MKLESIQIEPYAYALARKLRSAHGEMRHRYGFILKARTSLGHICYGEVAPLPDFSEETYDQAGAMLTSLDSSGALRKELGNDLSAITEYCDALRLLPSVRHGVEQLFLDGLSQDKAMSVAQCLNPAAVTQVETAHLAADAASALEAVKKGFRTIKLKVGYQEAAEDLRRVIAVRKAVGEGINIRLDANGAWTPGWAIDVLKRMAPCEIECIEQPVTAEDIDGLAWVCEASPIPVAADESVRTAAQVINVLEKRAAKIVVLKPMFCGGPILTYALGRLAQERGVKVMITTALDSAIGRASALHVAAALSGPLSIPAGLDTGHWLAEDSGNLPEPLEGFMHLSEAAGLGVYDMRVCL
- a CDS encoding AMP-binding protein is translated as MSMIPHPLQSAALSRPQHLALADQDLSLSYSQLLHEVQSLASSLRAQGVTAGDAVALVGDYDVRWVVGLHAIGWLGAIAVPLAVDLPQDQSLDLAKACGVKFWLCGDLKSVHEDTIRLSERAEPILEETYWGLEDVRLMLATSGSTGQPRIVSMTTSQLLFSAMGSMIRLGHELSDRWLCALPLNHVGGLSMVMRALWAAVSLEFALPFDPKQFSERIHSNEVSLCSLVPEMLRRVLKVSGGAQPPKNLRAILIGGDACPSNILEEAKAADYPVSLTWGMTESASQVATRFPGDFSEHTGSGPSLTFARVKEDNGELVIEGPVVAGSKLATTDRGFIDERGCVHVLGRADDIMISGGENIAPRRIEEALLKLGLVESAAVVDVPHSRWGSRPVAFITTHEHDAALISDGALREGLKEHLSGFEIPDVFYLGECLPQAGIGKVDRKTLRSVAGSLGLGRELEVTNGLKQIFGNLARLEGGKVDDDMNELSGTSQITLGAQDSVIEGDGGSTDLGHRDFDGQALTEPHGPLVVGVGMHERHAPFPVIKNVGDAVTHSHQELLEDRMAVLVDPAEKGDPSAVDLVETNSDDMLKSHGCSGNQSEGSCDESL
- a CDS encoding 1,4-dihydroxy-2-naphthoate polyprenyltransferase; the protein is MSSATLPAAANKPSGLAIWIQAIRPATLPAAVAPVVLGAAAAQADGVFSWVPVVAALVGALLIQIGTNLANDYFDFKKGADTAERLGPIRVTQRGWIAPKDVARATIVTFLLALAMGVYLMVHGGLPILALGIVSILCGVLYTGGPAPLAYVGLGDIFVLVFFGPVAVCGTYYVQCQTLSWNSFWISLPIGLLTTAILVVNNLRDRKTDAVAGKKTWAVRFGERFTRGEYLFLVGLAYVLPLVMVALNKAPMGWLLPLLSAPLASRRIGQVFRTDGAALNPLLGATAQLGLIYSALFAVGVNL
- a CDS encoding polyprenyl synthetase family protein, with protein sequence MNHFSVPSASSYYESPSAVMEPMVRASATAGMEDLTAKLMEIKAWLADDLLSLEQDIAQKAPDGADLADLAAAHLRCQPGKRVRPLCVVLAARAGGLGMNQKVRDFAVASELVHTATLLHDDVLDEGDYRRGAETARVVYGNSASVLGGDYLLIDSLRRVQRTGHMDLLSSLMTVIDLMVKAEALQLERRNQFVPDRDAYHRIIYGKTAAIFRWGLRAGATAGGLTQTAVDAFGRYGVMIGLAFQIVDDILDLAGDPLVTGKAVLTDVQEGKLTWPLILACERDAKVETMLREVAMSNQALSLSDAAMIREKILATNCLEDTRLRARQLADEALLALEYTPSGRARDALTTVVETVVNRGL